The nucleotide window AGTTGCGGAAGACGAATGGTGTGTCGGCGCCGGGAGCGCAGGCGTCCCGCCTGCTTCGGACGCGCCCGCGCGAGAGCCCGGCGCGTCGGTCACGGCGTCAGCCGGCCGAGCAGGCGCGGGAACGGGATCGACTCACGCACGTGGTGCAGGCCGCAGATCCAACCGAGGGTGCGTTCCACGCCAAGGCCAAAGCCCGCGTGCGGGACGGAGCCGTAGCGGCGCACGTCGAGATACCACGAGAAGTCCTCGCGCGAGAGGCCGTGATGGTCGATCGCCGCGAGCAGCGTCTCGTAGTCGTCCTCGCGCTGGCCGCCGCCGATGATCTCGCCGACACCCTCGGGCGCGATCACATCGACGCACAGCGCCTTGTCCGGATTTTCCGGATCCTTCTTCATGTAAAACGCCTTCACGGCGGCGGGATAGCGGTGAATCATAACCGGGCGGTCGTAGGCGCTTGAGATCGTCGTCTCGTGTTCCGCGCCGAGGTCGTCGCCGTAGTTGAACGGCACCTCGTACGAATCGTTACTCGCCGCGATGATCCGCGCGGCCTCGTCGTAGGAGATGCGTGGAAATGGTTTTTGCACCTTTTCGAGCGGCGCGATGTCGCGCTCGACGGCCGCAAGCTCCGCGCGGCACGTGTCGAGCACGCGCCTGACGACGAAGCAAAGGAAGTCCTCGGCGAGGTCCATGTCGCCGTGCAGGTCCATGAAGGCGACTTCCGGCTCGACCATCCAGAATTCGGTGAGATGGCGGCGCGTCTTGCTCTTTTCGGCGCGGAACGTCGGGCCGAAGCAATATACCTTGCCGAACGCCTGGCACGCCGGCTCCATGTAGAGCTGGCCGGACTGCGAGAGATACGCCTTCTCGCCGAAGTAGTCCGTCGCGAACAGCGTTGTCGTGCCCTCGCAGGGGTTGCCGGTGAGGATTGGCGCGTCGATGAGCGTGAAGCCGTTGGTATCGAAATAGTCGCGGATCGCGCGGATGAGCTGATGGCGCACGCGCAGGATCGCGTGCTGGCGCTTCGAGCGCATCCAAAGGTGGCGGTGGTTCATCAGGAAATCGACGCCGTGCTCCTTCGGCGAGATCGGGTATTCCTCCGCGTTCGGCGTCGCGCTAATTCCGGTGACGTCGATCTCGAATCCGATCGGGCTCCTTGAATCCTCGCGGACGTTGCCGGTGATGACGACGGCGGACTCCTGCGGCAGGCGATCGGCGAACTTGAACGTCTCCTCGTCGAAATTGCCCTTGAACATGACGCACTGGATCGTCTGCGTTCCGTCGCGGACCTGAAGGAAGTGCAGCTTGCCGCTGGAGCGCCGGGCGTAGAGCCAGCCGCGGATTTCGACCTCCTGGCCGACGTGCGTTGCGATATCCGCGATGGTTGTGTGTGTCGCCATGTTCGCCCTATCCGGTCGTCAGTTTCTTGATGCGGATGCCCAAGTCTTCGAGCTGGTCTTCCGACACGCCGCTCGGGCACCCGGCCATGAGGTCGCTGGCCTTGGCTGTCTTGGGAAACGCGATCACGTCGCGGATGTTCGTTGTGCCGGTCAGGAGCATGACGATTCGGTCGAGCCCGAGTGCGATGCCCCCGTGCGGCGGCGTGCCGTACTTGAGCGCGTCGAGGAGAAACCCGAATTTGTCGCGCGCCTCATCCTCGCCGATCGAAAGCGCGCGGAACATCTTGTTTTGCACATCCGCGCGGTGAATTCGGATCGATCCGCCGCCGATCTCGTAGCCGTTCCAGACCATGTCGTACGCGTTGGCGAGCGCCTTGCCCGGCTCGGTATCGAGCAGCCCGATGTCGTCCGGCCGCGGACTCGTGAACGGATGGTGCATCGCGTAGAAGCGCCCATCCTCCTCGCTCCACTCCAGAAGCGGGAAGTCGATCACCCAGAAAAGATCCTGCCGCGCCTCGTCGATGAGGCCAAGCTCGCGCCCGAGCTTCAGGCGAAGCGCGCCGAGCGCGTCGAATACGACCTTCGGCTTGCCGGCGACGATCGCAAGCGTGTCGCCCTCGCTTGGGGAAAGGTTTACGGTCAGGCGTTTTTTCTCGTCGTCCGAGAAGAACTTCGCCTGTCCACCGGTCCAATCGCCCTCGGCGAACTTCATCCAGACGAGCCCGGCCGCGCCGTAGAGCTTCACGTGGTCGGTCAATTCGTCCATGCGTTTGCGCGAGGCGTCGGGGATGGCCGCGAGGATGCCGCGCACGTCGCCGCCGGCGTCGATGGCGCCGCGCAGCACGCGAAATTCCGTCCCGGCAAAAATCCCCGCCAGGTCCGAAAGCTCGAGACCGAAGCGGCGGTCCGGTTTGTCCGAGCCCCAGCGCGAAAGCGCCTCCCCGTAGGAGATTCGGTCAAGCGGCGCCGGGATCTCGTGGCCGATCGCCTTTCGCAGAAGCTCGCCCATCATCGCCTCGGTGAACGCCAGAATGTCCTCGCGTTCGACGAAGCTCGCCTCGATGTCGATCTGCGTGAACTCGGGCTGGCGATCCGCGCGCAGGTCCTCGTCGCGGAAGCACTTCACGATTTGAAAATAGCGGTCGAACCCCGCCACCATCAGGAGTTGCTTGAAGATCTGCGGACTTTGCGGCAGCGCGTAGAACTGCCCCGGGAAGATGCGCGAGGGCACGATGTAGTCGCGCGCGCCCTCCGGCGTGCTCTTGGTGAGCACCGGCGTCTCGATTTCCAGGAAGCCGAGGTCGGACAGGGAATTGCGCACGATGCGCGCGGCTTCGTGCCGCCGCATGAGGATGCGCTGCAGCGGCGCGCGGCGCAGGTCGAGATACCGGTAACGCAGGCGCGTGTCCTCGCCGGCGTCCACGTCGTCCGCGATGACGAACGGCGGCGGCTCGGCGACGTTGAGCACGTGCAGCTCGTTGACGAGGACTTCGACTTCACCTGTCGGAAGCTGCGCGTTTCGCGTGCCCTCCGGGCGAAGGCGCACGTTGCCGACGATGCTGACGACAAATTCGGCGCGCACGGATTTGGCAAGGCTCATCGCCTCGGCGGGCGCGTGATCCGGGTCGATCACGGCCTGCACGACGCCGGTGCGGTCGCGCACGTCCAGGAAAATGATCTGGCCAAGATCGCGACGTTTGGCGACCCACCCGTGAATCACGGCGGTGCGATCGGCGTGTTCGATCCGCGGTTCGCCGCACATATGCGTTCGTTTGCGCAAGAAATTTCACCCCCGGCGAGGAAAAGGCCGCGGCCCAGGCAAGCACCCCGTTTATCCCGTGCCCCATTCGCGGTCAAGGCGGCGCGCGCCCTTCGCGTCACGCTTGGGCCGCGCGGCGTTTGCGGATCCGCGGCCTGCCGCGCCGGGCGGCCGGCGAGCGAATTTTTTCGGCGGGCCGCATATTTTGGGTCTCCGGTTGACATTTATCCGGCGATCGGGGGTGCGAGGGCGAAAAAAAAGCGCAAATCAACGTGTCGGGCTTGAAAAAAGAAATTGACACCACATCTAGTAGGTTGTTATAGTGCGCGCCCAAGAACAGCGGAAACGATGCCGTGGAAAAAAAACGCGGCGCATACGAGGTGATCGACTCGCCTCGGACGGCCAAGCCGCAATCGCGCAACGATGCGGGCCGTCCGACCCGGCAGGCGACAAAAGGCGCGCCCGGCGCGCCAGGTTCTCGGACCTCGGATGGAATCTTGGCCGTCAAGCCGAATCCCTCGAGGCACCGATTTCGTTGACAGGCGTCGGCGGATGAACAAAGGTTTTGTTCATCTCCGCCTGGATGGTGAAACTGGCAGACGCGCAGGACTTAAAATCCTGTGACCGAAAGGTCGTGCGGGTTCGAGCCCCGCTCCAGGCAGTCTGCACAAACAACCGTAACCGGAAAGAGGAGGTAGGCTGAATGGCGATGAAGAAGACGGCCACCAGGAAGTCCACGAGCGTGGCAAAGAAAGCGGCTCCCAAGAAGCCGGCGGCCAAGAAGCCCGCCGCCAAGAAGCCCGCGGCCAAAAAGCCCGCGGCCAAGAAGACGGCGGCCAAGAAGCCCGCCGCGAAGAAGCCCGCCGTGAAGAAGGCCCCGGCCAAGAAGCCGGCCGCCAAGAAGACCGTCGCGAAGAAGGCTCCGGCCAAGAAGACGGCCGCCAAGAAGGCGCCCGCCAAGAAAAAGGCCCCGGCCAAGAAGCCCGCCGCCAAGAAGCCCGCGAAGAAGGCTTCGGGGCGCGCCGTCGTGAAGGGCGCGGGCTCCGCGGGTAAGACCGCGAAGAAAAAGCCCGCGGCCAAGAAGCCCGCCGCCAAGAAGGCCCCGGCCAAGAAGGCGACCGCCAAGAAGGCTCCGGCCAAGAAGTCGGCCGCCAAGAAGGCTCCGGCCAAGAAGGCCCCCGCCAAGAAAAAGGCTCCGGCCAAGAAGGCCCCGGCCAAGAAGGCCGCGGCGAAGAAGCCGGCCGCCAAGAAGCCGGCCGCGAAGAAGCCCGCGGCGAAAAAGCCGGCCGCCAAGAAGGCTCCGGCCAAGAAGCCCGCTGCCAAGAAACCCGCGGCGCCCAAGGCGAAAGCTCCCAAGGCGTCACCTACCAAGCCGGCTCCTGTAAGGACGGCGGCCAAGAAGCCGGCGCAATCCTCTTCGGCCGCCGCGCCCGCAAAGAGGGTCCCCGCGTCGCGTCGACCGGCCGGCTCCCTCGAGGGGCAACGCATCGTCGCCCCCATGGTGGAGACCATCAGTCAGATTTCAACGTATCCGATGACCATCCATGGGAAGTCACCGGACGGCCATGTGTATTCAGGGGTCGGTTCCATCCTGCTCAGCAACGAGCAACATACACGCCGTGCCCAGTACACCGTGACATTCGACACGATTACGTACAGGGGTACGGCCCTTTTGCGCGGAAGTCTGGCGGAAAAGAACCTTGTCCTCGTGCTGGACTATCATGATCGTCCGTATTCGAAGGGGATGGTGGTATCCATTCACGAGCAGGACACCAAGACCGGGAAATTCATCGGACGAGTGCTTTATCAGGGACGCCCCGAGGTCTGTGAGGAAACGATCGTGATCTCGAACTGATCCCGGCCGCCGGGCGCCTTGGGCGCTCCGGTCTCTGTATGCGTATGGCTCGTCAATCGCCCGCTGAAAGCAGCGGGCGATTTTTTTTGTCGGCGGTACACAGGGAGCACGGAGTAGCCACGGAGGACACGGAGAGAGAAGGCTGGAAGATCATCGCCAATGCCGCCACGGAACGCCAGACGACACGCCCCCCCCGTGTTCTCCGTGTCTCCCCGGTGTCCTCTGTGTACCGTCGAGAAAAACGCACGCGCACTTGCGACTATTTTTTCTTCTCCCGCCCCCACACCGACGGCATCACGTAAAGCGGGCGGCCCACGCCACGGAGCGCCCCGTCGCCGTACGCGGCGGCGATCCGCTCGCGCACGATCGCGGCCAGCTCGCCCGCCTGCGCGGGAACGAGACCGTCGGTCGGAACGGAATCGAGAAACTCCGCCTCGATGCGCCCAGGCGCGCAGGTCTTGTTGATGGGATCAAGCGCGGTGTGCGTTTGGCGCAGCACCAACGGCACCACGTCGGCGCCCGCCTCGATCGCCAGGCGAAACAACCCCGACTTGAACGCGCCGAGCGTGCCGTCGCGGCTGATGCCGCCTTCGGGATACGACAGCACCGCCGCGCCGGCGTCGATGCGGTCGATGGCCTGGCGCATCGTCGCGATGGCGGCGTGCCGCGACTTGCGGTCGATGAACATCATCCCCGCGCGCGCCATCGCGGCGCCGACGATGGGGATGCGCCGGATCCCGCGCGTCGCGATGAAGAAAACCTGGATCGGCACGGTGGCGAACGCGACGGCGAAATCCAGATACGACAGATGATTCCCCACGACGACGCACGGCCGGTCCCATCGCGGGCGAAAACGTCCTTCCACATGCAGGCGCGCGCCGGCCAGAGCGATGAGCAGATGCGACCACGACTGCATGAGACGATACGCGAGGCCGCGCGAAATGAATCCGAACGAGAAATACATCATCGCGTAGGGAATCGTGACGACCGCGTAGCCGAGCAGCACAGCGGCGTAACGCCCCCGGGCCCGCCATATCCCGCGCGGGCGTTTATGCAGCGGCGGCGGAAGCGCGTCGCCGGGCGACGGAAGGGGCGCTTCGTGGCGCGCCATGTCGGGCGTGCTCGTCACGGTCATTTGTCCGAATCGCCAAGGCGCGTCCAGCGATCGAGCAGCTCGTCTTCGTCCGATTCTCTTGCCGACGCTGCGCCCGCGCGCGCGGGATCGCCATCGTCCGGCGATTCATCCTGATCGACGCGGTCGGCCGCGCGCCGGTTGTGCGGCGGATCGATGTCGACTCCGAGCCTTTTAGCGTCGCGCGCGAGCAATTTCTCGTATTGGGCACGCTCGGGAATCCGTCGCACCGGACGGTCGGCGCGCCACACGCGCTGGGGAAGGTCGCGGGGGTCGCGCCGAGGCGGCTCGTCGGATGCGGCGCGCGCGGCGCGCTCCGTGGCGATGGGCCGTCGATCGAGCCAGCGCCGCGCGAAAAGCGGAAGCGCCAACGCCACGATCGCCGGCGGCAGCAGCCAGGGCAGGTTGCCGAGGGCGGGGAAGATCAGGCTGACGATCCGCGACGCGCCCGGCGATGCCGCGTCAACGGGTAAGGGCGAAAGAGGCAGCGTGCGAAAGACATCGGGGTGCGCGAGCGTGCGTTGCACGATCGTGGCGAACTGGTGGTGCACGGACAGCGCGGCTGCGTAAACGAACGCCAGCAGAAGCGGAAGCTTGAGAAGCGTCGATCTCATCGTCAGGAGGTGGAAATCGACGAAGCTCGCCACCAGCACGCACGCCAGCGCGATAAACGGCAGAAGGCGCGCGACGTCCTCGGCCCCGCGTCCGGTTTCCGCGACGGGCGCGGCCGCGGCGATCGCGAAGAGCGCGGTCAAAAGGAGAAGCAGCGCGTAGAGCGGGCGACGCAGAAGACCCTCCGCCCGCAGGTTCAGGATTCCGAAAAGCGCGAAGACGAGAAACGGAGTCGAAAGCAACAGCCCGGGCGCACGTTTGGCCGCAAGGCTTGGCGGCAGCGAGGTCGCGGCCTCGAACCACGCGGACGGATGCGCGCCCATGAACAGGAGCCGCAAGGCCGCCGAACCGGAAAACCGGTCCATGCGCGCGCCCGCCTGGGCGACAAGCTCCCCCGCGCCGCCCGGCGCGGTCGCGATAAGCAGCGCCAAGCCCGACAGCGCCGCGCCGGCGACAAGCAAACCGGCACGGCTGCGTTTGGCCAGGAGCGGCCCCTGGATCGCCGCGAGGAAATAGAGAATCGGCGTGGCGAGCGCCATCTCAAGCGACACGAGCGGCGCCGCGAACAGGGCGAGCGCCAGCAGCGCCAGATGCGCGGGCCGGTCCCATCCGGCGCGCACGCGCAGATAGGCGTAAAAAAACGCGAGCACGATGAGCGTCGAGAACGGCGCGGACGTGATGCGTCCGGTCTGCGGAAAGGCGAGCGTCGCGAACGCGAACAGGCCGGCTCCGATCGCGGCCGAAAACGGGCGACAGCCCAGCTCGAGCGCGATGAGATGGACGAACAGCGTGCTCGCGGCGATCGCGCACGCCGAGGCGACAAGCGAGTACTGCCCGAGCGGTCCGGCGCCGGCCGTGGGATCGGAGGGAACGGCCAGACCAAGCGCCCCCGCGCGGGCCTCGGCGAGGGCGCCGAGCGCGTGAAACGGCGCGACGAACAACGCCACGATCGGTCCCGGCCCGCCCTCGCGAAATCCCTCGCGGACCGAGCCGGTCGCGAACGACAGAAAACGCGCGAGATCGCCCGCGTCGGCGATACCGGCCTGCGAAGCCAGGCCCGCGGCGGCAAGAGCCACCATGGCGATTCCCATGCGTACGGGGGTTAACACGGCGGAAGTTTAGCACGAGCAATTTCGGATTTGCGATTGCGGATTGTGGACGAGATCGTGAATTTGGCTCGTGGAAAGGCGGGATGCCGACGCGCGGTTTGTTCACGCCTCGATCCTCGATCCGCGATCGTCGAATCCCGTTTCGCGCGTTGACATCACGCGGCCCCGGCCTTATTGATGTTCTCCCGGTCCGCGGGACGCGAAAGTGGTGGAATTGGTAGACGCGCTGGGTTCAGGGTCCAGTGTCCGCAAGGACGTGGGGGTTCGAGTCCCCCCTTTCGCAAGACGATTTCGGCTTAGGTGCGTCGGCGATGTTTTCGCCGACTTTTCTTTTTCGCGCGCAACACCGTTCGCGCGCGTCGAGGATTGCGTTCGGCGCCTACCCGCTCCCTTGCGGTCGCGGTTACAGACCTGGGAATGCCGAACGTCCGTTTGGCTCTCGCGCACCGGGTCGCGCCGCGCTATTATTTGTTGGCTTAATAACATACCGGAGGCTACCGATGTCCGGCAGGCAGGAACGGGATCGCGCGCAGCCGCCGCGGCCCGGACCGCGGGATGGCGCGCAACCGTCGCCGCCCGAACGGCGAGATGACGCGCGGCCATTTGTCGGCGTGCATGCAAGGTCGGTGAACGGGGCGAGGGTCGCGTCGTTCGCCGCGAGCGCGGTCGTTTACTTCGCCGGCGTCGTCGTGTTCCTCGGTTGGGTTTTCGGCGTTCCGGCCGTTACTTACATCATCCCGGGCCTTGCGACGATGAAGGCCAACACGGCACTTTCATTCGCCTTTCTCGGCGCGTCGCTCCTTCTCCTCCACAAGCCCGACGCGTCGCCGGCGCGCCGAAAAGTGGGCCACGCCAGCGCGGCGATAGCACTGATCATTTGCGGCCTGACTTTTATTGAATACGCCATCGGCGTGAATCTCGGCATCGACGAGCTGCTCTTTACGGATGCCGCCACCCGCGCCGCGGGCGGCGCGTTTCCCGGCCGCCCGTCGCAGGCGACGGCCTTCGTATTTCTCCTTCTTGCGTCCGGCGTGCTTGTGTCCGACATTTCCGTGGGGCGGCGGCGTTTTGGCTTCTCCGAAACGCTCGGCGCGGCGGCCTGGCTTGTCGCGTTCATCTCGATCTCGGGCTATGCCTACGGCGTCCAGGATCTTTATCGCGTTTATCCTTTCTCCTCGATCGCGCTGCACACGTCGCTGGCGCTTCTGCTCGCGGCGACGGCGTTGCTGCTGCATCGGCCCGACAAGGGGATCGTCGCGGTCATCAACAGCGACGGCTCGACGGGGATGGTGCTGCGCGCGCTTCTCCCCGCCGCCGTGATGGTGCCGTTTGTCGTGGGGTGGATCCGGATGCACGGCCAGCACCGCGGGCTCTACGGGACGGAGTTCGGCCTGGCGCTTTTCATGGTCGCCAACGTCGTGGCCCTTTGCGCGATGATCGGTCTCACCGCGCGCTCCCTGTTACGCATTGAGGAGGAACGGGCGAAAGCCCAGCGCGCTCTCGCGGAGAGCGAGCGGAGCGTCGCGACAACGCTGAACAGCATCGGCGATGGCGTGATAGCGACGGATACCGACGCGCGGGTCGTCCGCATGAATCCGGTCGCGGAGCGGCTGACGGGGTGGCCGTTCGCCGAGGCGCGCGGTAAACCGCTCAGCGACATCTTCCGGATCGAAAACGAGGACACACGGCAGCCGGTCGAAAGCCCGGTCGAGCGCGTGCTGCGCGAGGGCGTGGTGGTCGGGCTGGCGAACCACACGGTGCTCCTTTCGCGCGACGGGACCGAGCGGCCCATCGACGACAGCGGCGCGCCGATCCTGGACGAGGATCGCGGTATCGGCGGCGTGGTTCTCGTGTTTCACGACGTGACGGAAGCGCGCGAGGCGGAGCGCCGATTGCGGCGCAGCGAGCGACGGTTCGCGCGCATCCTCGAATCCGGAATCGTGGGCGTCGTCATCACGACGATCGAAGGGGCGATCGAGGAAGCCAACGACGCCTTCCTCGACCTGATCGGTTATACGCGGGACGACCTCGCGGCGGGAAAACTTCGCTGGACGGAATTGACGCCTCCGGAATGGCGGCACACGCACGCCTCGGCCATGAAACAGCTCGAGACCACCGGCATCGCGCGCCCCTGGGTAAAGGAGTATGTCCGAAAAGACGGAACCCGCGTTCCGGTGCTGGTCGGCATCGCGTCGCTTACCCGGAAACACAATGTCGGTATCGTCGTCGATCTCACGGAACAAAAGCGCGCGGAAAAGGCGCTGTCGGCCAGCGAGGCGCGATTCGCGCGCCTTGCCGAGTCGGGCATCATCGGGATCGCCGTCGGCGACACGCAGGGGAATGTCGTCGAGGTCAACGACGCGTACCTGTCCATGACGGGATATACGCGGCAGGAATTTGAGGAAGGCCGCGTGAACTGGGCCGAACAGACGCCGCCCGAATGGCGCGACGGCGACGCGGCCGCCATCCGGCAACTCGCCGAGCGCGGCGTGGTGTCCCCGTGGGAAAAGGAAGTATTTCACAAGTCGGGGCGGCGCGTGCCGATTCTCGTCGGCGTCTCCGCCCTGGAAAGCCCGTACAACATCGCGTTTATCGCCGACCTGACCGAGCGGAAAAAAACCGAGGCGGACCTTCGCAAGACGGAGGAACAGCTCCGGCAGTCCCAGAAGATGGAGGCGATCGGGCGGCTGGCCGGCGGCGTGGCGCACGACTTTAACAACCTTTTGACGGTCATCGCCGGGCGCGCCGAGATTCTTCTTGGCGAGATCCACGAGAACGATCCGATGCGCCTTGACGTCAAGGAAATCGTCGACGCGGCGACGCGCGGGAGCGATCTGACGCAACAGCTCCTTGCGTTCAGCCGGAAGCAGATCATCCAGCCCAAGGTCGTCGATCTCAACGAAACGATCGCGGCGGTGGAACGGATGCTCCGGCGGGTGATCGGCGAGGACGTGGAGCTCTCCTTCGCGTTCGGCGCGGGGATCGGCCTTGTCGAAGTCGATCCGGGACAGATGCATCAGGTGCTGATGAACCTTGTCGTCAACGCCCGCGACGCGATGCCGGAAGGCGGAAAGCTCACCATCGAAACGGCGAACGTCACGCTCGACGAGGACTACGCGCGGACGCACGTCGAGGTGGCTCCGGGCGCCTATGTGATGATCGCCGTCAGCGACACCGGCGCGGGGATGGACAAGGAAACGCAGGCGCGGATTTTCGAGCCGTTCTTTACGACGAAGCCGGCCGGCCGCGGCACCGGCCTTGGCCTGGCCACCGTGTTCGGCATCTTGAAGCAGAGCCGCGGCCACGTCTGGGTGTACAGCGAACGCGGCAAGGGGACGACATTCAAGCTGTACCTGCCGCGAACCGATCGAGCCGCGCATCCGGAGACCGCGGCGTCGGCCGTCTCGACGCTGCGCGGCACGGAGACGATTCTCCTTGTCGAGGACGACGCGCCGGTGCGTCGCCTTTGCCAACGAATCCTGGAGCGCGCGGGCTATCGGTTGCTCATTGCCGAAAACGGCGGCGACGCGGTCCTGATTTGCGAGCAACACGCCGGGGCGATCGACCTTTTGATCACGGACGTCGTCATGCCGCGCATGAGCGGACGCGAGCTCGGTGAGCGCATCCAACCGCTGCGTCCGGAGATGAAGACGCTTTTCATGTCGGGCTACACGGAGGACGCGATCGTCCGGCACGGTGTCCTGACCGCGGGCATTCCGTTCGTCCAGAAACCGATGACGCCCGACGCGTTGCTGCGAAAGGTGCGGCAGGTGCTCGACGCGACGTGACCATCACGCGCGCCGAGGCCCGGCGCGACCGGAATTCCAGCGGAGACCGATGCGCGCCGCGTTGGCGGCTGTTTTTCGTTTACGAACCGGCGCGCGACTTTTTGTGTCCGCGTGCGGAAACGTGGTAGCCGGTGCCGTTTTGCGTCGCAACCGATCGTCCGAGCAAATAGGAGACAAGCGCATTCAGGCTGACGCCCTCGTTGTCGGCTTGCCGCACGAGGTCCCGATGCAGTTCTTTCGGAATACGGACGTTGAACTGACCGCTGAAGTGGTGCTTCGGTTCCGGGACGGGCATCTCACGCTCGATCAGCTCCTCGATCATGAGCCCGATCGCTTCCTGGGCGTTTTCCATCGCCTCCGCGGCCGTCACCCCGCCCGTGAAAATCGTCGGAAAATCGGGAATGCGCGCGTACCATCCTCCGAACTCGTTCGGAACGATGTTGATTTCGTACTCGAAAGAACGTGCCACGTCTTTTTTGCGTTTCATCATTTGTCTCACAATTTTTCCAATAAACCGACGACCTTCTTGACGTCGACCGTTGAGCAAAATGTCCGAGTGCCGTGAGGTTTCACGATCATGATCGAGACGCCCTGGCCGTCCGGCCGAAATATCCGGTGACTTCCGGCCGCGCGAACTTCGTGGAAGCCGAGGTCGTTCAGAACGCGAACCAATTCGCCAAAGCGGATGCTGCCTGGATTTTGCCTTAACTTACGTTTCAGTTTCTCCAGACCGCTCATGACTATTTGTAACTGCATTCGGTTACGGCGTCAACCCGCGCGAAGCTGCCGCATTACGACCTGTTCCGTCGGCGAGCGGTCCGCCTTCGTCACGCGATACACCGCCATCGTATCCCCGGCGCCGGCGGTGTTGTCGCGGATCGTGATGCGATGCACCTCGTTGTCCGCGAAGGCGGCGACAAGCTCCCGCGAGTGCTCCGGATAGGTGATGACGTACGTGCAGCGGCGGCGGGCGTCGTGCGGCGTGCGCGGCGCGGCGTGCGCCGTGTTGAGCCCCAGGATGTCGAGCGCGTACCGCTCACCGAGATAGCGGATCGCGCCCGCGTCGAACAGGCAGACGATCGCGTCCGGCTCCGTGTTTTCGCGCACCCAGACGCCCATCGTTTCCTGCATCGCGTGGATGTCGCGGCTCATCACGGCGAAGCGGTGCGACAGATCGGAAACGCGCAGCAGATACGTGGACGGC belongs to bacterium and includes:
- the asnS gene encoding asparagine--tRNA ligase translates to MATHTTIADIATHVGQEVEIRGWLYARRSSGKLHFLQVRDGTQTIQCVMFKGNFDEETFKFADRLPQESAVVITGNVREDSRSPIGFEIDVTGISATPNAEEYPISPKEHGVDFLMNHRHLWMRSKRQHAILRVRHQLIRAIRDYFDTNGFTLIDAPILTGNPCEGTTTLFATDYFGEKAYLSQSGQLYMEPACQAFGKVYCFGPTFRAEKSKTRRHLTEFWMVEPEVAFMDLHGDMDLAEDFLCFVVRRVLDTCRAELAAVERDIAPLEKVQKPFPRISYDEAARIIAASNDSYEVPFNYGDDLGAEHETTISSAYDRPVMIHRYPAAVKAFYMKKDPENPDKALCVDVIAPEGVGEIIGGGQREDDYETLLAAIDHHGLSREDFSWYLDVRRYGSVPHAGFGLGVERTLGWICGLHHVRESIPFPRLLGRLTP
- the aspS gene encoding aspartate--tRNA ligase; the encoded protein is MCGEPRIEHADRTAVIHGWVAKRRDLGQIIFLDVRDRTGVVQAVIDPDHAPAEAMSLAKSVRAEFVVSIVGNVRLRPEGTRNAQLPTGEVEVLVNELHVLNVAEPPPFVIADDVDAGEDTRLRYRYLDLRRAPLQRILMRRHEAARIVRNSLSDLGFLEIETPVLTKSTPEGARDYIVPSRIFPGQFYALPQSPQIFKQLLMVAGFDRYFQIVKCFRDEDLRADRQPEFTQIDIEASFVEREDILAFTEAMMGELLRKAIGHEIPAPLDRISYGEALSRWGSDKPDRRFGLELSDLAGIFAGTEFRVLRGAIDAGGDVRGILAAIPDASRKRMDELTDHVKLYGAAGLVWMKFAEGDWTGGQAKFFSDDEKKRLTVNLSPSEGDTLAIVAGKPKVVFDALGALRLKLGRELGLIDEARQDLFWVIDFPLLEWSEEDGRFYAMHHPFTSPRPDDIGLLDTEPGKALANAYDMVWNGYEIGGGSIRIHRADVQNKMFRALSIGEDEARDKFGFLLDALKYGTPPHGGIALGLDRIVMLLTGTTNIRDVIAFPKTAKASDLMAGCPSGVSEDQLEDLGIRIKKLTTG
- a CDS encoding histone H1-like repetitive region-containing protein translates to MKKTATRKSTSVAKKAAPKKPAAKKPAAKKPAAKKPAAKKTAAKKPAAKKPAVKKAPAKKPAAKKTVAKKAPAKKTAAKKAPAKKKAPAKKPAAKKPAKKASGRAVVKGAGSAGKTAKKKPAAKKPAAKKAPAKKATAKKAPAKKSAAKKAPAKKAPAKKKAPAKKAPAKKAAAKKPAAKKPAAKKPAAKKPAAKKAPAKKPAAKKPAAPKAKAPKASPTKPAPVRTAAKKPAQSSSAAAPAKRVPASRRPAGSLEGQRIVAPMVETISQISTYPMTIHGKSPDGHVYSGVGSILLSNEQHTRRAQYTVTFDTITYRGTALLRGSLAEKNLVLVLDYHDRPYSKGMVVSIHEQDTKTGKFIGRVLYQGRPEVCEETIVISN
- a CDS encoding 1-acyl-sn-glycerol-3-phosphate acyltransferase, with the translated sequence MTVTSTPDMARHEAPLPSPGDALPPPLHKRPRGIWRARGRYAAVLLGYAVVTIPYAMMYFSFGFISRGLAYRLMQSWSHLLIALAGARLHVEGRFRPRWDRPCVVVGNHLSYLDFAVAFATVPIQVFFIATRGIRRIPIVGAAMARAGMMFIDRKSRHAAIATMRQAIDRIDAGAAVLSYPEGGISRDGTLGAFKSGLFRLAIEAGADVVPLVLRQTHTALDPINKTCAPGRIEAEFLDSVPTDGLVPAQAGELAAIVRERIAAAYGDGALRGVGRPLYVMPSVWGREKKK
- a CDS encoding PAS domain S-box protein, which encodes MNGARVASFAASAVVYFAGVVVFLGWVFGVPAVTYIIPGLATMKANTALSFAFLGASLLLLHKPDASPARRKVGHASAAIALIICGLTFIEYAIGVNLGIDELLFTDAATRAAGGAFPGRPSQATAFVFLLLASGVLVSDISVGRRRFGFSETLGAAAWLVAFISISGYAYGVQDLYRVYPFSSIALHTSLALLLAATALLLHRPDKGIVAVINSDGSTGMVLRALLPAAVMVPFVVGWIRMHGQHRGLYGTEFGLALFMVANVVALCAMIGLTARSLLRIEEERAKAQRALAESERSVATTLNSIGDGVIATDTDARVVRMNPVAERLTGWPFAEARGKPLSDIFRIENEDTRQPVESPVERVLREGVVVGLANHTVLLSRDGTERPIDDSGAPILDEDRGIGGVVLVFHDVTEAREAERRLRRSERRFARILESGIVGVVITTIEGAIEEANDAFLDLIGYTRDDLAAGKLRWTELTPPEWRHTHASAMKQLETTGIARPWVKEYVRKDGTRVPVLVGIASLTRKHNVGIVVDLTEQKRAEKALSASEARFARLAESGIIGIAVGDTQGNVVEVNDAYLSMTGYTRQEFEEGRVNWAEQTPPEWRDGDAAAIRQLAERGVVSPWEKEVFHKSGRRVPILVGVSALESPYNIAFIADLTERKKTEADLRKTEEQLRQSQKMEAIGRLAGGVAHDFNNLLTVIAGRAEILLGEIHENDPMRLDVKEIVDAATRGSDLTQQLLAFSRKQIIQPKVVDLNETIAAVERMLRRVIGEDVELSFAFGAGIGLVEVDPGQMHQVLMNLVVNARDAMPEGGKLTIETANVTLDEDYARTHVEVAPGAYVMIAVSDTGAGMDKETQARIFEPFFTTKPAGRGTGLGLATVFGILKQSRGHVWVYSERGKGTTFKLYLPRTDRAAHPETAASAVSTLRGTETILLVEDDAPVRRLCQRILERAGYRLLIAENGGDAVLICEQHAGAIDLLITDVVMPRMSGRELGERIQPLRPEMKTLFMSGYTEDAIVRHGVLTAGIPFVQKPMTPDALLRKVRQVLDAT
- a CDS encoding type II toxin-antitoxin system HicB family antitoxin, whose protein sequence is MKRKKDVARSFEYEINIVPNEFGGWYARIPDFPTIFTGGVTAAEAMENAQEAIGLMIEELIEREMPVPEPKHHFSGQFNVRIPKELHRDLVRQADNEGVSLNALVSYLLGRSVATQNGTGYHVSARGHKKSRAGS